The Lycium ferocissimum isolate CSIRO_LF1 chromosome 1, AGI_CSIRO_Lferr_CH_V1, whole genome shotgun sequence genome includes a region encoding these proteins:
- the LOC132057537 gene encoding uncharacterized protein LOC132057537, translated as MAIGMKQMSMIIATLGVLSFIFGVIAENKKPAAGTAISGKGVVICKYKSDPTVALGYLSFAFLAASSVAGFLSLFYPYQGKSIPQAALLRNTSFVVFLNIALGTTGLAAALLLWPTISEQLHITRNIHHNLQTDCPTAKTGLLGGGAFLSLDSALFWLVALMLADNAREDYFQEADVKGELKASYADDEIIKSSA; from the exons ATGGCGATTGGTATGAAGCAGATGTCTATGATAATAGCAACCCTTGGTGTTTTATCCTTTATATTTGGAGTTATTGCTGAAAACAAGAAG CCTGCAGCTGGGACTGCAATATCAGGAAAAGGCGTTGTTATTTGTAAATACAAGTCTGATCCTACTGTTGCCTTGGGCTATTTGTCTTTTGCTTTTCTTGCTGCGTCTTCCGTGGCCGGTTTCCTTTCCTTGTTTTATCCGTATCAAGGGAAGTCAATTCCACAAGCTGCTTTGTTGAGAAACACTAGTTTCGTCGTGTTCCTCAATATTGCATT GGGAACAACTGGTTTAGCAGCAGCATTGTTGTTGTGGCCTACAATCTCCGAGCAACTTCACATTACGCGCAACATTCATCACAACTTGCAGACCGATTGCCCAACAGCTAAGACAGGTCTTCTAGGCGGTGGCGCCTTCTTGTCTCTTGACTCTGCGCTCTTCTGGTTGGTGGCGTTGATGTTAGCTGACAATGCTCGCGAGGATTATTTCCAAGAAGCGGATGTCAAGGGCGAGTTGAAAGCAAGTTATGCAGATGATGAAATTATCAAGAGCAGTGCTTAA